The sequence below is a genomic window from Malassezia restricta chromosome IV, complete sequence.
AGCTCGCCGTCGCGGTACGTAAACCACACTCCCTTATCCGTGTCATAGTCGAAGCGTTTCGGGCCACTTGTCGGACTCGAGAGCCACAGCTGCTGCGTTGGCGGCTGCTTGTTGATGACATACGTGCCGTACGAGCCCAGACGCACATTGATCACACCCGTAGCATATTCCACGTCCCACTCACCTTCCTCACTGCCCTGTGGCGCTTTTTCTTCCAATGCATCAATATCCTGTGTCTCCATCAGCTCCTCCAGCTGACTTGTCAGCGTATCTAGCGAGTGGTCGATCATGCGGTGATAGTCGACCATACGCAGCTCGCCAGCGCGGTACGTCGGTGtggaggaggcggcgcccTTCGCCCACACCGGCGTAGTATGAGCCGCCCGCGCTAGCACCATGTGCCTGCTTCGAGGCGCCACGCCCATACGCGGGACGTACCTCACCATCTGCTGAGcaaggcggcgcgtccACATGTTGGTACGAAGCGTCGTGTGGCGCCCAGCCACGCACGAAGGCTCCTTTTGCCAACGGTGGAGGTATCAAAGTGCTGACTCATCCAGCGACGTTTGGCCGACGGGCCAAGCTCCGCGCCTACCTTGGTCAGTTTGACAACGACGACAACGACGGCAGCCGCTATCGCTTGTGGGTTCCATGCCACACTTTTTTGGATTTCCTCCTTTTCGGCGGGACGCGTCGGAAAAGGCGAACGCTGAGCGCTCTGCTGCGTCGCAAAACACTCATGTCGCGAAACCCTCAACGAGCCACTCCACGGTCGCTctcgctggcgctggcgctggcgagAGTGCGCCGAATGTCGATCCTTATACGGGCTTGACCGTCCGCCATCTCAAGGGGCGCTATAAGCTGCAAGACTTTTCTATTCTTCGCACACTCGGCACGGGCTCATTCGGACGCGTCCATCTCGTGCGATCCGTCCACAACCAGCGATTCTACGCCATCAAAGTGCTACGCAagcagcacgtcgtcaaaATGAAGCAGGTAGAGCACGTGAACAAcgagcacctcgtcctGTCCATGATTCGGCACCCGTTCTTGGTGAATCTGTGGGGCACGTTCCAGGACCCCACGTTCTTGTACCTCGTCATGGACTTTGTGCCTGGCGGCGAGCTGTTTAGTCTGCTACGCCAGAGCCGTCGCTTCCCTCCAAAGGTCGCCAAATTTTACATCTCCGAAGTCGCTCTGGCCATCGACTTTCTGCACATGCACAATATTATTTACCGTGACCTCAAACCTGAGAATATTCTGATCGGCGCCGATGGCCACCTGAAACTCATCGACTTTGGCTTCGCCAAAGTCACGGCCCAGACCAACGgcatgtgctggacgctGTGTGGCACGCCCGATTATCTCGCCCCGGAGGTGATCCGTGCCAAGGGCTACAACGCCAGTGTCGACTGGTGGTCCGTCGGCGTGCTCCTCTTTGAAATGCTGGCCGGCTACCCGCCATTTTATACCGAGGATGGCAATCCTATCAAACTATACGAAAAGATTATTGCAGGTCATGTCAACTATCCGTCGTTTTTCGAGCCGGGCGCCAAGGATCTGCTCCAGTCGCTGCTCACTGCCGACCTGTCCAAGCGCTTTGGTAATTTGCACCGCGGCAGTCGCGACATCTTCGCCCACATGTGGTTTGCCGAGATCGACTGGGAATGCCTGTACCGGAAAGAAATTCCCGCGCCCTACATCCCCAACATCAACATGGATGGCGACGCCAGTAAGTTTGAGCGGTACCCGGAGAACGACTTGTCCGAGTACGAGCGCCCCGATGCGCCGGACGAGTACCCTCATTTGTTCCCCGACTTTTAGCTCGTAGTCGCGTTGTTATAGGCCAGCTTGTTCACGGTGTCCATATCCAAGTTCGCCAGGGCATGCGACGtcgccatgcgccgcatggcacgcttcAGATCCGCAGGACGCACCGTGCTTTCTATGGGCAGCGGCGTCAATTCGTAGGCCAGCGGCAGGAAGCGCGCGACCCACgacggcagcagcgcatgcactgCCGCGACAAGCGAGCGTACCGGCTTCGCCTCTTCCATCACACGGAAATCGCTCGACCCGTAAATCGACAGCAGGTACGCCATGAGCCCGACGacatgcggcgcggccatggacgtgccGGAGATCGTGTTGATACTCTGTGGCCCCGCATTCCACAGCGACAAGATGTTGAGGCCTGGCGCAAAGATGTCGACACAGGGCCCCGTGTTACTGAAAAAGGCACGCTCGTCGGCGATCGTCGATGCACCCACCGTCACTGCCGCCCGGACGTCAGCCGGCGACACATTGCATGCATCCTGGTCTTCATTGCCCGCAGCCACGCCAAAGTGCATGCCCGCAGCCACGGCGCCACCCACCGCACGATCGAGCGTGGGCGACTTGGTACCCCCCAATGACATGTTCGACACAAAGCCGCGCAGCTTGCGTGAGCCTCGCATCATGCGCGTCTTGTTCTCGGCATCCTTCACGGCCCACAGCACACCGGCGGTCACGTCCGACATGGAGCCTTGACCATGCGAGCCAAGCACCTTGACGGCGATAATTTCGGCCTTCTTTGCGACGCCGAATGTGTTCGACGCAATGGTGCCGGCCACATGCGTGCCGTGTCCATGTCCGTCCGTGTCCGTGTCGTTCGCGGGAATCGTCGTGCCCCACTTGGCTCGTCCGCCAAAGTCGCTGTGCTCGATATTCACGCCCGTATCGATCACATAGGCCGTGACACCTTCGCCACCGATCGACTCGTACACATACTTGTTAAACGTGCCGAGAGACAGCGAGCGCTGATGCGAAATACGCGCCAGACCCCAaggcgcgccttgctccGTCAAGTGGCGATACGGATTGTCCCAGGGAAACGTATACTGCACGGCACTTCCGCTCATGTTGCGCACGTTACGGTCGTCTTGCGCCAGCATCGTCACATCCACAATCGagtcgcgctcgacaaacGCCACGTCCGGATGGCTGCGGATAAGCGCGATGTCCTCCGGCGAAAAGTGGCCCGCATACCCACGCATAGCATCCCCCATATCATATACGTGCGAAATAGGGCCGGCGTCCCCGCTGCCACGGAAGAAACTCGCTACGTTGGCGGAGTGGGCCACCAACCGATCCGCCGATACACCCTCCTTGAGGACGACCATGTACTTGTCCGGCACCGCCTTGGTCCCAGGCGCCTGCACAAGCGGCGCCATCGCCCCCCAACTGGTCGGGAATGCCAGCGCAGCCGTGCAGGCCACCGCTATGCACAGCAGCACGACTCGTACCCACATCGCGAGAAGCACATCAGGGCCGCCACATCCACGCTCTCCACCTTTCGCTTATCTAATATCTTCCGCAGggcacaggcggcgtgCTCCTGGTTCTTTTTCTGCCACGATGGAGTCGGTGGTGCAAGGCACAGCGGCCATGGACGTCAACGCTCCACGCGTGTATGTGGACGAGGCAAAGGGACATGATGAGTCGGGACAGGGCACCGAGGCTGCTCCGTACGCGaccgcgctgggcgcgaTGCTCGCCCGCGGACCGGACGTGTCGATCCTGTCGCGCAAGGACGAGGGGTACGAGCCCCTGTCGGCCTCGGGCGTGAAAAAGGCGAAGAAGCTGTACGACATGGCGATCAAGAAGAAGCAGAAGGCCGCTGAACTTGCCTCACAGGAAGcggagcgcgccgagcaggacAAGAAGAAGCTCGAGGAGAGCAAAAAGGTGGTGTTGGACGTGCCCTCTGAGCcggccaagcgcatcaagaTTTGTGCGGGTGTGCACAaccgcgacgtgcgtgtgAAGGTGTGCGGATGGGTGCACCGCCTGCGCTCGCAAAAAGACCGCATGTTCCTCGTCCTGCGCGACGGCACAGGATACATGCAGTGTGTGCTGCAGGACAAGCTCATTCAGACGTACGACGCCTTGACGCTGACGCTCGAGAGCTCGGTCGAGATGTACGGCACGATCAAGGCTCTGCCGG
It includes:
- a CDS encoding protein kinase A encodes the protein MPHFFGFPPFRRDASEKANAERSAASQNTHVAKPSTSHSTVALAGAGAGESAPNVDPYTGLTVRHLKGRYKLQDFSILRTLGTGSFGRVHLVRSVHNQRFYAIKVLRKQHVVKMKQVEHVNNEHLVLSMIRHPFLVNLWGTFQDPTFLYLVMDFVPGGELFSLLRQSRRFPPKVAKFYISEVALAIDFLHMHNIIYRDLKPENILIGADGHLKLIDFGFAKVTAQTNGMCWTLCGTPDYLAPEVIRAKGYNASVDWWSVGVLLFEMLAGYPPFYTEDGNPIKLYEKIIAGHVNYPSFFEPGAKDLLQSLLTADLSKRFGNLHRGSRDIFAHMWFAEIDWECLYRKEIPAPYIPNINMDGDASKFERYPENDLSEYERPDAPDEYPHLFPDF
- a CDS encoding mitochondrial matrix iron chaperone yields the protein MWTRRLAQQMVRYVPRMGVAPRSRHMVLARAAHTTPVWAKGAASSTPTYRAGELRMVDYHRMIDHSLDTLTSQLEELMETQDIDALEEKAPQGSEEGEWDVEYATGVINVRLGSYGTYVINKQPPTQQLWLSSPTSGPKRFDYDTDKGVWFTYRDGELFLFHELLSRELSAVFDTPLSLHL
- a CDS encoding cerevisin, translating into MWVRVVLLCIAVACTAALAFPTSWGAMAPLVQAPGTKAVPDKYMVVLKEGVSADRLVAHSANVASFFRGSGDAGPISHVYDMGDAMRGYAGHFSPEDIALIRSHPDVAFVERDSIVDVTMLAQDDRNVRNMSGSAVQYTFPWDNPYRHLTEQGAPWGLARISHQRSLSLGTFNKYVYESIGGEGVTAYVIDTGVNIEHSDFGGRAKWGTTIPANDTDTDGHGHGTHVAGTIASNTFGVAKKAEIIAVKVLGSHGQGSMSDVTAGVLWAVKDAENKTRMMRGSRKLRGFVSNMSLGGTKSPTLDRAVGGAVAAGMHFGVAAGNEDQDACNVSPADVRAAVTVGASTIADERAFFSNTGPCVDIFAPGLNILSLWNAGPQSINTISGTSMAAPHVVGLMAYLLSIYGSSDFRVMEEAKPVRSLVAAVHALLPSWVARFLPLAYELTPLPIESTVRPADLKRAMRRMATSHALANLDMDTVNKLAYNNATTS